The following are from one region of the Salmo salar chromosome ssa27, Ssal_v3.1, whole genome shotgun sequence genome:
- the LOC106588793 gene encoding uncharacterized protein, translating to MMKKGRRFSCVCFRGKAENPSQTRNMKDGLSAKDTNRLVTAKEMVKSDLEMECKLSKEKDKEDKRTCDSQLSVLKIQDVWLSLTGCLTSLRCLTLSRHKPHRDISLSEVTQCPDSSDSTNGSPWNTDSSNDGQTDKPIGLVDVPLSPQAEERREEDEEVVQAPPRAPCLGSSYLTGLSSYLSGEASQLFLAQWGRDMMLRMELVDIGGESGDATHTRYRTEWSMSEGDTQVAQGVWLPGVPNRFGVPH from the coding sequence ATGATGAAGAAAGGCCGGAGGTTCAGCTGTGTCTGCTTCCGGGGAAAAGCAGAAAACCCATCCCAGACACGGAATATGAAAGATGGACTGTCGGCAAAGGACACAAATAGACTTGTGACAGCCAAAGAGATGGTTAAGTCAGATCTAGAGATGGAATGTAAACTGTCTAAAGAGAAGGACAAAGAAGACAAGAGAACATGTGACAGCCAATTGTCTGTGCTGAAAATACAGGATGTGTGGTTGTCGCTTACTGGTTGTCTCACCTCGCTGCGCTGTCTCACCCTCAGCAGACACAAGCCACACAGGGACATCTCCCTATCAGAGGTCACACAGTGCCCGGACAGCTCAGACTCAACCAATGGGAGCCCTTGGAACACAGACTCCTCTAATGAcggacagacagataaaccaaTAGGATTGGTGGATGTCCCTTTATCCCCACAGGCTGAGGAGAGgcgggaggaggatgaggaggtggTGCAGGCCCCTCCACGTGCCCCGTGCTTGGGGTCCAGCTATCTGACTGGTCTCTCCAGCTATCTTAGTGGTGAAGCATCCCAGTTGTTTCTGGCCCAATGGGGGAGAGACATGATGCTGCGTATGGAGCTGGTGGACATAGGAGGGGAGAGCGGGGATGCGACTCACACGAGGTACAGGACGGAGTGGAGCATGTCTGAGGGGGACACACAGGTGGCCCAGGGGGTGTGGCTCCCAGGAGTGCCAAATAGATTTGGGGTGCCACACTGA